A genomic window from Microbacterium sp. ET2 includes:
- a CDS encoding DUF899 domain-containing protein, protein MSTTTSALPPVVTEDEWRSELAALRVREKAATRELDAIAAQRRRLPMVKLPDYVLDGPAGAVRLVDIFAGRSQLITYHHMWDPGAEWQCGGCTSFTSQFTRLGFLDHYDAQFVVVTQGAIDEALAYREKVGNRMDWYSTANSPFGADMDAPAGGGFAVNVFLRDGDTVYRTWHTNGRGTEQLSHTFALVDLLPWGRQEEWQDSPEGWPQEPTYSRWVDPGEIAARYGAGSGHRD, encoded by the coding sequence ATGAGCACCACGACTTCCGCGCTTCCGCCCGTCGTCACCGAGGACGAGTGGCGCAGCGAGCTCGCTGCGCTGCGCGTGCGCGAGAAGGCCGCCACCCGTGAGCTCGACGCGATCGCCGCGCAACGGCGGAGACTTCCGATGGTGAAGCTTCCCGACTATGTGCTCGACGGACCCGCCGGAGCGGTGCGACTCGTCGACATCTTCGCGGGCAGGTCGCAGTTGATCACCTACCACCACATGTGGGACCCCGGAGCCGAATGGCAGTGCGGCGGGTGCACATCGTTCACCTCGCAGTTCACCCGTCTCGGCTTCCTCGATCATTACGACGCGCAGTTCGTCGTCGTCACCCAGGGCGCGATCGATGAGGCCCTGGCCTACCGCGAGAAGGTCGGCAATCGGATGGACTGGTATTCGACCGCGAACAGTCCGTTCGGCGCCGACATGGATGCCCCAGCCGGGGGCGGGTTCGCCGTGAACGTGTTCCTGCGTGACGGCGACACCGTCTACCGCACGTGGCATACGAACGGACGAGGCACCGAGCAGCTCAGCCACACTTTCGCCCTCGTCGACCTGCTGCCGTGGGGGCGTCAGGAGGAATGGCAGGACTCCCCCGAAGGATGGCCGCAGGAGCCGACCTACTCACGCTGGGTCGACCCCGGCGAGATCGCCGCGCGGTACGGAGCCGGCTCCGGCCATCGGGACTGA
- a CDS encoding SDR family oxidoreductase translates to MTRTAGISIPDLTGKLAIVTGASDGIGVIIARRLAAASAEVIMPVRSAAKGDAAISRIRSAVPGATVSTRTLDLSSLASISALAAQLSEEGRPVDILINNAGVMRPPTRQVTADGFELQWGTNHLGHFALTLGLLPLLRAGGARVTHQTSIAARNGEIAWNDLNSEQDYDAMRAYVASKIAVGLFARELDARSRAGGWGISSNLSHPGVSPTNLLAAQPGMGRARVTPERRVIGMLARVGVTGTPETAAQPALMAATANHARGDEFFGPKRLIGGGPARIELWQPLQSMDDARRLWAASEELVGIHVPR, encoded by the coding sequence ATGACTCGCACCGCAGGCATCTCGATCCCCGACCTCACCGGAAAGCTCGCCATCGTCACCGGCGCGAGCGACGGCATCGGCGTGATCATCGCCCGCCGCCTCGCCGCGGCCAGCGCCGAGGTCATCATGCCGGTTCGTTCGGCCGCGAAGGGAGACGCCGCGATCAGCCGCATCCGCTCGGCCGTCCCCGGGGCGACCGTGAGCACCCGCACACTCGACCTCTCGTCGCTGGCGTCGATCTCGGCGCTCGCCGCACAGCTGAGCGAGGAGGGCCGCCCGGTCGACATCCTCATCAACAACGCCGGCGTCATGCGGCCGCCGACCCGGCAGGTCACCGCCGACGGCTTCGAGCTGCAGTGGGGGACGAACCACCTCGGCCACTTCGCCCTGACCCTCGGACTCCTCCCGCTTCTGCGTGCGGGGGGCGCGCGCGTCACCCACCAGACGAGCATCGCCGCGCGAAACGGCGAGATCGCGTGGAACGACCTCAACTCCGAGCAGGACTACGACGCGATGCGCGCGTATGTCGCCTCGAAGATCGCCGTCGGCCTCTTCGCCCGCGAGCTGGACGCACGCAGCCGAGCCGGCGGCTGGGGAATCAGCAGCAATCTCTCGCACCCTGGGGTGTCGCCCACCAATCTGCTCGCCGCCCAACCCGGTATGGGTCGGGCACGAGTGACGCCCGAACGACGTGTGATCGGGATGCTCGCTCGCGTCGGTGTGACGGGAACTCCCGAGACAGCCGCACAGCCGGCCCTCATGGCGGCGACGGCGAACCACGCCCGCGGCGACGAATTCTTCGGGCCGAAGCGACTGATCGGCGGTGGCCCGGCGAGGATCGAGCTGTGGCAGCCGCTGCAGAGCATGGATGACGCCCGCCGCCTGTGGGCGGCGTCGGAGGAACTCGTCGGCATTCACGTCCCACGCTGA
- the erm gene encoding 23S ribosomal RNA methyltransferase Erm: MPRSLHGGRHELGQNFLIHTPSLDRIDTLVRGTLGSILEIGAGDGALTRRLAATGRPLTAIDIDEHRTRRLARFLPGVTVRQADALRHPVRDPVIVGNVPFHLTTPILRRLLGEPRWTDAVLVTQWEVARKRAGVGGQTMMTAQSGPWFTFALHGRIPRSGFTPAPSVDGGILTITRRSDPMLPARARRSYERFVAAVFSGRGRSLDQIVAGAARIDRRIARLALAHAGVEPRALPRDLTASQWAALWTALPRSGRGAD, translated from the coding sequence ATGCCTCGTTCCTTGCACGGCGGCCGACACGAACTCGGCCAGAACTTCCTCATCCACACTCCTTCCCTCGACCGTATCGACACCCTCGTCCGCGGCACGCTCGGCTCGATCCTCGAGATCGGCGCCGGCGACGGCGCTCTGACGCGTCGCCTCGCAGCGACGGGGCGTCCGCTGACCGCCATCGACATCGACGAGCACCGCACGCGTCGCCTCGCCCGGTTCCTGCCCGGTGTCACGGTTCGACAGGCGGACGCCCTGCGTCATCCGGTTCGAGATCCCGTGATCGTCGGCAACGTCCCGTTCCACCTCACCACCCCGATCCTGCGTCGCTTGCTCGGCGAGCCGCGATGGACGGACGCAGTGCTCGTGACGCAGTGGGAGGTGGCACGAAAACGAGCGGGCGTCGGCGGGCAGACGATGATGACCGCGCAGAGTGGCCCCTGGTTCACTTTCGCACTCCATGGCAGGATCCCGCGGTCGGGTTTCACCCCTGCGCCGAGCGTCGACGGCGGGATCCTCACGATCACACGCCGCAGCGACCCCATGCTCCCCGCCCGGGCGCGCCGCAGCTACGAGCGGTTCGTGGCGGCGGTGTTCTCCGGGAGGGGCCGCAGCCTCGACCAGATCGTCGCGGGCGCCGCGCGGATCGACCGCAGGATCGCGCGGCTCGCCCTCGCTCACGCGGGCGTGGAGCCGCGGGCGCTCCCGCGCGATCTGACGGCGTCTCAGTGGGCGGCGCTGTGGACGGCGCTGCCGCGAAGCGGGAGAGGGGCGGACTGA
- a CDS encoding HNH endonuclease translates to MRSNPRLTLLSDEDRVELTGILAEVEEAQAVLAAAEAKQARVLAAAGAFAARLAEGSTVVVRDRDMALRGVAAEIAAAVRLSDRSVQRQIDSAFALVKDYAATVHCWEKGLITRAHVAVVEDIGRRLPIELKGEFDQLAAEICLDETPGRARADLEIIAERMHPRSLTERHGEAFRERKIVRYSIGEGMSELRSVHSTVLIEGIFQRVTDQANEVIAAREPGSDDTRSLDEVRADLFADMLLTSTPNVDPTGHGDEPGGLGAITAKVQVVIPVMALMGQSDVPCDLAGVGPIDAKTARLLAGNSDGTWERLLTHPITGLTMAVDTYQRTKPMDRFLKGRDKHCRWPGCRMPARKCEVDHNHDAALGGKTEICNLCCLCQRHHSMKQFTAWKVRQLPGGILEWTSPTGRIYIDNPPGHGVHFTPEEDLPDDLWAKWTNPGLEFRITDEPADNPHEPAPF, encoded by the coding sequence ATGCGTTCGAACCCGCGGCTCACTCTCCTCAGTGACGAGGACCGGGTTGAGCTGACCGGCATCCTTGCGGAGGTGGAGGAGGCGCAGGCGGTGTTGGCGGCGGCGGAAGCCAAACAGGCCCGCGTACTGGCGGCGGCGGGGGCGTTCGCGGCGCGGCTGGCTGAGGGGTCGACCGTGGTGGTGCGTGACAGGGATATGGCGTTGCGGGGTGTGGCGGCGGAGATCGCCGCCGCGGTCCGACTCTCGGACCGATCCGTGCAACGGCAGATCGACAGTGCGTTCGCGCTGGTGAAGGATTACGCCGCGACGGTGCACTGCTGGGAGAAGGGGCTGATCACCCGCGCGCATGTCGCGGTGGTCGAAGACATCGGGCGACGCCTGCCGATCGAGCTGAAGGGCGAGTTCGACCAACTCGCCGCCGAGATCTGCCTGGACGAGACCCCCGGGCGGGCTCGTGCGGATTTGGAGATCATCGCCGAGCGCATGCACCCCAGGTCGCTCACCGAACGGCATGGGGAGGCGTTTCGTGAGCGGAAGATCGTCCGGTACTCGATCGGGGAGGGGATGTCGGAGTTGCGTTCTGTGCATTCCACGGTGCTGATCGAGGGGATCTTCCAGCGGGTCACCGATCAGGCGAATGAGGTCATCGCCGCCCGGGAACCGGGATCGGATGACACCCGGTCTCTGGACGAGGTCCGTGCGGACCTGTTCGCCGACATGCTCCTCACCTCCACTCCGAACGTGGACCCCACCGGTCACGGTGATGAGCCGGGAGGGCTCGGGGCGATCACGGCGAAGGTGCAGGTCGTGATCCCCGTCATGGCTCTGATGGGGCAGAGCGATGTCCCGTGCGATCTCGCTGGGGTGGGACCGATCGACGCGAAGACCGCCCGGCTGCTCGCAGGCAACAGCGACGGAACGTGGGAACGGCTCCTCACCCACCCCATCACCGGGTTGACGATGGCGGTGGACACCTACCAGCGCACCAAACCGATGGACCGGTTCCTCAAAGGCAGGGACAAACACTGCCGGTGGCCCGGATGCCGCATGCCCGCCCGCAAATGCGAAGTCGACCACAACCATGACGCCGCCCTCGGTGGGAAAACCGAGATCTGCAATCTTTGCTGCCTGTGTCAGAGGCACCACAGCATGAAACAGTTCACCGCCTGGAAAGTCCGACAACTCCCCGGCGGGATCCTGGAGTGGACCTCCCCGACAGGGCGGATCTACATCGACAACCCACCCGGCCACGGGGTGCACTTCACCCCGGAAGAGGATCTCCCGGATGACCTGTGGGCGAAGTGGACCAACCCTGGCCTGGAGTTCCGGATCACCGACGAACCCGCCGACAACCCCCACGAACCCGCACCCTTCTGA
- a CDS encoding long-chain-fatty-acid--CoA ligase — protein MSANPTPNHSVLDDRPWLGAYAEGVPAEIEPVAETLVDLLDGAVSRYGKKVALEFFGAETRYDELGEQVSRAANALRKLGVRAGDRVALVLPNCPQHVVAFYAALRVGAIVVEHNPLYTARELRHQFEVHEAVVAIVWDKVADVVADFPRDIAPAAIVAVRMPDALPFGKRLALRLPVRAARASRDAMTSTPKAKGILSWSQLVKARRLSKSYPRPSLDDIALLQLTSGTTGTPKAAILSHRNLRSNAAQGRAWVPGLAEGAETFYAVLPMFHAYGLTLCLTFAISIGARIVLFPKFDVGLVVAAAKTSPPTFLPGVPPIYDALARATSRKNVDLTSIRFAISGAMSLPVPTVTRWEEATGGLLVEGYGMTETSPVALGNPIGPSRRPGTVGVPFPSTEIRVVDPDDPTVDRPIGQAGELLVRGPQVFQGYWHRPDETAAVLLEDGWLRTGDIVTVSPDGFVTVIDRVKELIITGGFNVSPSEIEGVLMMHPDVVGAAVVGMPRAAGGEDVVAAVVLKDGAVFDAGSLRDFCRSHVTAYKVPKRIVDVEDLPRSQIGKVLRRAVREELLAR, from the coding sequence ATGAGCGCGAATCCCACGCCGAACCACTCCGTCCTCGACGACCGTCCCTGGCTTGGCGCCTACGCCGAGGGCGTGCCGGCCGAGATCGAACCGGTCGCCGAGACGCTCGTCGACCTCCTCGACGGAGCGGTGTCGCGGTACGGGAAGAAGGTGGCGCTGGAATTCTTCGGAGCCGAGACCCGGTACGACGAACTGGGTGAGCAGGTCTCGCGGGCGGCGAACGCCCTCCGCAAGCTCGGCGTTCGCGCGGGCGACCGGGTCGCGCTCGTGCTTCCCAACTGCCCGCAGCACGTCGTGGCTTTCTACGCCGCCCTCCGTGTCGGTGCCATCGTGGTCGAGCACAACCCCCTCTACACGGCCCGGGAGCTCCGTCACCAGTTCGAAGTGCACGAGGCAGTCGTTGCGATCGTGTGGGACAAGGTCGCCGATGTCGTCGCAGACTTCCCGCGCGACATCGCGCCGGCGGCGATCGTGGCGGTGCGCATGCCCGACGCCCTGCCGTTCGGCAAGCGCCTCGCGCTCCGCCTTCCGGTGCGGGCGGCGCGCGCGTCGCGGGACGCGATGACCTCGACGCCGAAGGCGAAGGGCATCCTGTCGTGGTCGCAGCTGGTGAAGGCCCGTCGGCTGTCGAAGTCGTACCCGCGCCCCTCGCTGGATGACATCGCGCTGCTGCAGCTGACGAGCGGGACCACCGGCACCCCGAAGGCGGCCATCCTCTCGCACCGGAACCTCCGCTCCAACGCCGCCCAGGGGCGTGCCTGGGTGCCGGGTCTCGCCGAGGGAGCCGAGACCTTCTACGCCGTGCTGCCGATGTTCCACGCGTACGGACTCACCCTCTGCCTCACCTTCGCGATCTCGATCGGTGCGCGTATCGTGCTGTTCCCGAAGTTCGACGTCGGCCTCGTCGTCGCCGCGGCCAAGACCTCGCCGCCCACCTTCCTTCCCGGGGTACCGCCGATCTACGACGCCCTCGCGCGGGCCACCTCGCGCAAGAACGTCGATCTCACCAGCATCCGCTTCGCCATCTCGGGGGCGATGAGCCTTCCGGTACCGACGGTGACGCGATGGGAGGAGGCGACGGGAGGCCTTCTCGTCGAGGGTTACGGCATGACCGAGACCTCGCCGGTCGCCCTCGGAAACCCGATCGGACCCTCGCGTCGCCCGGGCACAGTCGGGGTGCCCTTCCCCAGCACCGAGATCCGCGTGGTCGACCCGGACGATCCCACCGTCGATCGCCCGATCGGCCAGGCGGGTGAGCTGCTGGTGCGCGGGCCGCAGGTCTTCCAGGGATACTGGCACCGGCCAGACGAGACCGCGGCGGTGCTGCTCGAGGACGGGTGGCTTCGCACGGGCGACATCGTCACCGTCTCACCCGACGGCTTCGTCACCGTCATCGACCGGGTCAAGGAGCTCATCATCACGGGCGGTTTCAACGTGAGCCCGAGTGAGATCGAGGGGGTGCTGATGATGCATCCGGATGTCGTGGGCGCCGCCGTCGTCGGCATGCCGCGCGCCGCCGGCGGCGAAGACGTGGTCGCCGCTGTCGTACTGAAGGACGGCGCGGTCTTCGACGCCGGATCTCTGCGAGACTTCTGCCGGTCGCACGTCACCGCGTACAAGGTGCCCAAGCGCATCGTCGACGTCGAGGACCTGCCTCGGTCTCAGATCGGCAAGGTGCTGCGCCGCGCGGTTCGCGAGGAGCTGCTCGCCCGCTGA
- a CDS encoding helix-turn-helix transcriptional regulator translates to MRQVRDRMDREYPQPLDLASLARGVHMSAGHLSRQFLLAYGETPYAYLMTRRIERAMTLLRRGDLTVTEVCFEVGCQSLGTFSTRFTELVGVPPSVYRERGAPFRPGMLPCIARQVTRPIRIREARHPRAL, encoded by the coding sequence ATGCGGCAGGTGCGAGACCGCATGGACCGCGAATACCCACAGCCACTCGATCTCGCCTCCCTCGCGCGAGGCGTGCACATGTCTGCAGGGCATCTCAGCCGCCAATTCCTGCTCGCCTACGGCGAGACGCCCTACGCCTACCTGATGACGCGGCGCATCGAACGGGCGATGACCCTCCTGCGCCGCGGCGATCTCACGGTGACCGAGGTCTGCTTCGAGGTGGGATGCCAGTCGCTCGGCACCTTCAGCACCCGCTTCACCGAGCTCGTCGGAGTTCCTCCGAGCGTCTACCGCGAGCGCGGTGCGCCCTTCCGGCCCGGGATGCTGCCGTGCATCGCCCGGCAGGTGACCAGACCGATCAGGATTCGAGAAGCGCGCCACCCACGCGCGCTCTAG
- a CDS encoding helix-turn-helix transcriptional regulator: MIDRDGLAEFLRRRRESLQPEDVGLTRGPRRRTDGLRREEVAALCHMSTDYYARLERATGPHPSEQMIAAIAQGLHLTLDERDHLFRLAGHQPPLRDTTSEHISPGLLRILDRLSDTPAEIVTELGETLRQTPLGVAVLGDASQRTGPARSLGYRWFTEPAARAAYSPDEQRQLSRVYASGLRELVARRGSQSRAAAMVALLQDNPLFREVWDTHEVGARPTEAKRFHHPSVGHLELTCQTLLDPDQSHRLLVYTAEPGTESHEKLQLLAVLGSEAFAT; this comes from the coding sequence GTGATCGACCGGGATGGGCTGGCGGAGTTCCTCCGTCGACGACGCGAATCGCTGCAACCCGAAGACGTCGGACTGACGCGCGGACCGCGCCGGCGCACGGACGGCCTGCGGCGGGAGGAGGTCGCCGCGCTCTGTCACATGTCGACGGATTACTACGCGCGCCTCGAGCGGGCGACCGGTCCGCACCCGTCGGAACAGATGATCGCCGCGATCGCGCAGGGGCTCCACCTCACTCTCGATGAGCGCGATCACCTCTTCCGGCTCGCCGGTCATCAGCCGCCGCTGCGCGACACGACGAGCGAGCACATCAGCCCGGGGCTCCTCCGGATCCTCGATCGCCTGTCCGATACCCCGGCGGAGATCGTCACAGAGCTCGGCGAGACCCTGCGTCAGACGCCCCTCGGAGTCGCCGTGCTCGGCGACGCCTCGCAACGCACGGGCCCCGCGCGGAGCCTCGGCTACCGGTGGTTCACCGAGCCGGCCGCGCGGGCCGCCTACTCCCCCGACGAGCAGCGCCAACTGTCGCGGGTGTACGCCTCCGGTCTGCGTGAACTGGTCGCTCGGCGGGGCTCGCAGTCACGCGCCGCGGCGATGGTCGCGCTGCTGCAGGACAATCCCCTCTTCCGAGAGGTGTGGGACACGCACGAGGTCGGCGCCCGACCGACCGAAGCCAAACGCTTCCACCACCCGTCGGTGGGGCACCTCGAGCTGACATGCCAGACGCTCCTGGACCCGGATCAGTCCCACCGGCTGCTCGTCTACACAGCCGAGCCCGGCACCGAATCGCACGAGAAGCTGCAGCTGCTCGCGGTCCTCGGCAGCGAAGCGTTCGCCACCTGA